From Bacteroidota bacterium, one genomic window encodes:
- the folK gene encoding 2-amino-4-hydroxy-6-hydroxymethyldihydropteridine diphosphokinase translates to MNSVFNNVFAGLGSNLGDRKKNVRNACEMIGQLNGTTITRFSSMIETEPWGKTDQPFFLNCVIQIETSLTPEELLVHFIAIEKKMGRTRQEKWGPRMIDIDIIFFNDAAIREEHLQIPHPHMAQRIFVLAGMCELDPHKIHPVIGKSMLNLMEECVDGSKIFPVRKTEFHS, encoded by the coding sequence ATGAATTCTGTGTTCAATAATGTTTTCGCAGGGCTGGGTTCCAATCTCGGTGACCGGAAAAAAAATGTTAGGAATGCCTGTGAGATGATCGGGCAATTGAATGGAACAACAATCACGCGCTTCTCTTCAATGATCGAAACGGAGCCATGGGGAAAGACCGATCAGCCATTCTTCCTGAATTGTGTGATTCAGATTGAAACTTCTTTAACGCCTGAAGAATTGTTGGTGCATTTTATTGCCATTGAAAAAAAAATGGGCAGGACGCGACAGGAAAAGTGGGGTCCCCGAATGATCGATATCGATATTATTTTTTTCAATGATGCAGCGATCCGGGAAGAGCATCTTCAGATTCCGCATCCGCACATGGCACAAAGAATATTTGTACTCGCAGGCATGTGCGAACTCGATCCTCATAAAATTCATCCGGTCATTGGCAAATCAATGCTTAATCTTATGGAAGAGTGTGTCGATGGATCGAAGATATTTCCTGTTCGGAAAACTGAATTTCATTCGTGA
- a CDS encoding deoxynucleoside kinase: MKNLRYIAIEGNIGAGKSTLAEMLARRTGSVYVREQFEDNPFLGDFYSDMERYAFAAELSFLEERLRNVRDAIKRNESVVADYFWEKSLVFARVNLKGEELKLFERISSSFSVQAKIPDIIVYLHRPAEKLLKHINKRGREFEQQIAKEYLAKVAAGYSSFFAAEKRMPVLWINNELGPEALTQHVLNLVQKNYSPGLHLIPELQ; encoded by the coding sequence GTGAAAAATTTGCGTTACATAGCCATCGAAGGAAACATCGGTGCGGGAAAATCCACGCTGGCAGAAATGCTTGCACGTCGCACAGGTTCTGTTTATGTCCGCGAACAATTCGAGGATAATCCGTTTCTCGGCGATTTTTATTCCGATATGGAGCGTTATGCGTTTGCAGCCGAACTCTCTTTTCTCGAAGAGCGGCTTCGCAATGTGCGCGATGCAATAAAAAGAAATGAATCAGTTGTGGCCGATTATTTTTGGGAAAAATCGCTGGTATTTGCCCGGGTTAACCTCAAGGGGGAGGAATTGAAATTATTCGAACGTATTTCATCTTCATTTTCTGTTCAGGCAAAAATTCCGGATATCATCGTTTACCTGCATCGTCCTGCGGAAAAGTTATTGAAACATATCAACAAACGCGGGCGCGAATTCGAGCAGCAGATAGCGAAAGAATATCTGGCAAAGGTGGCCGCCGGGTATTCCAGTTTTTTCGCTGCTGAGAAAAGGATGCCGGTGCTGTGGATCAATAATGAATTGGGTCCGGAAGCGCTCACACAGCATGTGCTCAATCTGGTTCAGAAGAATTATTCGCCGGGGCTGCATTTAATCCCTGAATTGCAATAA